A genome region from Leptospira langatensis includes the following:
- a CDS encoding efflux RND transporter permease subunit, with amino-acid sequence MNPENNVSKGFAGKLANLFVVSKLTPIFAIVSILVGILAVYLTPKEEEPQISVPMVDISVFSPEYSAKEMERKVTEVIERGVWGLEGVEYVYSASSDHQAMITVRFKVGEPLEPSLVKIHHKMMELRNVLPENVSSPSINSYTIDDVPFLALTFSSLERDDYSLRSLVAPLAKELSSTPDLSKVEILGGRKKALRVIANPARMKEFGIDFLQLAEGLKANSSSFPTGKNWSKEKEYDIEIDSSLKTVAQLRSVPIKQSWGRTISVGDVADVKEGPQERLHESLLFQKEGSTEGENAVTVVFSKRKGTDIESLSQIIRDRANTYRETLPKDIKYTVIRDYGMTAGAKSKELIEHLLIATISVSALIALWMGLRASFVVFIAIPVTLALTLSVYYFLGYTLNRVTLFALIFSIGILVDDAIVVVENIERHLQHSKGKEKVKSILAAVSEVGNPTILATFTVIAAILPMAFVRGLMGPYMKPIPVGASLAMILSLLVAFSVIPWVGLKVLHQEKRSENSHRVSKLDQGYLKIASWLLESKRNLGKMILLILFLFIAAASLVATKVVKVKMLPFDDKDEFQITLDFDPTTPLDRTVSQSKELANLLIQNEEIQTIQIFAGEPAPFSFSGMVKHTFLRRDDWKSDLHILLRDKGTRKKQSHEIIESLRPTLKDFDKRNGVLTKVLEIPPGPPVLSTLVIEIYGPSQEGRKQVASEILSIVKDQKDIVDVDSSLRELRPKINYPFDFQKGGLVGVPSSHLARNMGLFFQESSLFLLSNDENPEDVSVDLSVPNEMRSSRQPLSKWSVSSNISGSISPSAFVGKERISNARVLHRKNLKPLEYVTGEFSGEEEAPVYGILSLSSKIPYPTSTAEVPWNTDTPKLKWDGEWYITYEVFRDLGGAFAVVMVLIYILVLGWFQNYRLPIIIMAPIPISLIGIIPGHWITGAYFTATSMIGFIAGAGIIVRNSIILVDFIEAEIESGKPLRQAVLDAGVVRFRPMFLTAAAVIVGSSVMLFDPIFQGLAVSLIFGEIAATVLSRFAVPAFYYWFSSRR; translated from the coding sequence GTGAATCCAGAGAATAATGTATCCAAGGGCTTTGCCGGAAAATTAGCAAACCTGTTCGTCGTATCGAAACTTACTCCGATCTTTGCGATCGTAAGTATTTTGGTTGGGATCCTTGCAGTGTATCTTACTCCCAAAGAGGAGGAACCTCAGATCTCCGTCCCTATGGTGGATATTTCCGTTTTCTCTCCCGAGTATTCTGCAAAGGAGATGGAAAGAAAGGTCACTGAGGTGATCGAAAGAGGAGTCTGGGGTCTGGAAGGCGTAGAATATGTATATTCTGCGAGTAGCGATCACCAGGCCATGATCACGGTTCGTTTTAAAGTAGGTGAACCGTTGGAGCCTTCTCTCGTTAAGATCCACCATAAGATGATGGAATTGAGGAATGTCCTTCCGGAAAATGTTTCCTCTCCTTCTATCAATTCGTATACGATTGACGATGTTCCTTTTCTGGCTCTGACTTTCAGTTCTTTAGAGAGAGACGATTATTCCCTTAGAAGTCTAGTCGCTCCTCTTGCGAAAGAATTATCCTCTACCCCCGATCTTTCCAAGGTAGAGATCTTAGGCGGAAGAAAGAAAGCGTTACGTGTTATTGCAAATCCTGCGAGGATGAAAGAATTTGGGATCGACTTCTTACAACTCGCAGAAGGTCTGAAGGCAAACTCTTCTTCTTTTCCGACAGGAAAGAATTGGAGCAAGGAAAAGGAGTACGATATAGAGATCGACTCTTCTCTCAAGACTGTCGCACAACTCAGATCTGTTCCGATCAAACAGAGCTGGGGAAGAACTATTTCAGTAGGTGATGTAGCGGATGTTAAGGAAGGTCCACAGGAGAGATTGCATGAATCCCTTCTATTCCAAAAGGAAGGGAGCACAGAAGGTGAGAATGCGGTAACAGTCGTCTTCTCAAAAAGAAAAGGAACAGATATAGAAAGCCTATCGCAGATCATTCGAGACAGGGCAAACACATACAGAGAAACCCTGCCGAAAGATATAAAATATACGGTGATCCGAGACTACGGAATGACTGCGGGAGCGAAGTCAAAGGAACTGATCGAGCACTTGCTTATTGCGACTATCTCCGTTTCTGCGTTGATCGCATTGTGGATGGGCCTCCGGGCTTCTTTCGTAGTGTTCATTGCGATCCCGGTAACCTTGGCCCTGACCTTATCCGTTTATTATTTTCTTGGCTATACATTGAATCGCGTTACACTGTTCGCTCTCATTTTCTCGATTGGGATCCTAGTGGATGATGCGATCGTAGTTGTGGAGAATATAGAAAGGCATCTGCAACATTCCAAAGGAAAGGAGAAAGTAAAGTCCATTCTCGCTGCAGTTTCCGAAGTAGGAAACCCTACGATACTCGCAACGTTCACTGTAATCGCTGCTATTCTTCCTATGGCGTTCGTAAGAGGTTTGATGGGGCCGTATATGAAACCGATCCCGGTAGGAGCAAGCCTTGCGATGATCTTATCTCTCCTTGTTGCATTTTCCGTCATTCCATGGGTGGGCTTGAAAGTCTTGCATCAAGAGAAAAGATCGGAGAATTCACATAGGGTCTCTAAACTAGATCAAGGCTACCTAAAGATAGCATCCTGGCTTTTAGAATCGAAACGCAATCTAGGAAAGATGATCTTACTCATCTTGTTCCTTTTCATCGCAGCGGCCAGCCTAGTAGCTACCAAAGTCGTTAAAGTAAAAATGCTCCCTTTTGATGATAAGGATGAATTTCAGATCACTTTGGACTTTGATCCTACTACTCCGTTGGATCGTACCGTTTCACAGAGTAAAGAATTGGCGAACCTTCTCATACAAAACGAGGAGATCCAAACGATCCAGATCTTTGCAGGGGAACCTGCACCCTTCTCTTTTTCCGGGATGGTGAAGCATACTTTCTTGAGAAGAGATGATTGGAAATCCGATCTGCATATACTTCTAAGAGACAAAGGAACACGAAAGAAGCAGAGCCATGAGATCATAGAGTCTCTTCGACCCACTTTGAAAGACTTCGACAAAAGGAATGGCGTACTAACAAAGGTTCTCGAGATCCCCCCTGGACCTCCGGTACTTTCTACGCTTGTGATCGAGATCTATGGTCCTTCGCAAGAAGGTAGAAAGCAGGTTGCGAGCGAGATCCTCTCTATTGTGAAAGATCAAAAGGATATAGTGGATGTGGATTCAAGCTTACGAGAACTTCGTCCTAAGATAAACTATCCTTTCGATTTTCAAAAAGGAGGACTCGTTGGGGTTCCTTCTTCTCATCTTGCTAGGAATATGGGGCTGTTCTTTCAGGAAAGCTCACTCTTCCTTCTTTCTAATGATGAAAATCCGGAAGATGTTTCCGTAGACCTTTCCGTTCCGAATGAGATGCGTTCTTCTCGCCAACCTCTTTCCAAATGGAGTGTTTCTTCTAATATTTCCGGTTCGATCTCCCCAAGCGCTTTTGTGGGAAAGGAAAGAATCTCGAATGCAAGAGTCTTGCATCGCAAGAATCTGAAACCTCTGGAATACGTAACGGGAGAATTTTCCGGTGAGGAAGAAGCTCCTGTATACGGAATACTTTCTCTTTCTTCTAAGATCCCTTATCCAACCTCCACTGCTGAGGTGCCTTGGAATACGGATACTCCCAAGCTCAAATGGGATGGAGAATGGTACATCACATACGAGGTCTTTCGTGATCTAGGCGGTGCATTCGCAGTAGTAATGGTCTTGATCTATATTCTGGTGCTTGGTTGGTTCCAGAACTATAGATTGCCAATCATAATCATGGCTCCGATCCCAATCTCTTTGATAGGAATTATTCCGGGCCATTGGATTACCGGAGCCTATTTTACCGCGACCTCTATGATCGGATTTATCGCCGGCGCCGGGATCATCGTGAGAAACTCGATCATTCTCGTGGATTTTATAGAAGCAGAGATCGAGTCAGGAAAACCGTTACGACAAGCGGTTTTAGACGCGGGAGTTGTAAGATTCCGCCCTATGTTCCTGACGGCGGCCGCGGTGATCGTGGGCAGTTCCGTGATGCTATTCGATCCCATCTTCCAAGGACTTGCGGTTTCCTTGATATTCGGAGAGATCGCGGCGACTGTGCTGAGCCGATTCGCAGTTCCTGCGTTTTACTATTGGTTTTCGAGTAGGAGGTAG
- the hisH gene encoding imidazole glycerol phosphate synthase subunit HisH, which translates to MIAVLDYGMGNIHSCLKAISLFTNDFSYTKDPETLKSADALILPGDGHFDKAMLNLNESGLRQFVDDHVKNGKPLFGICIGFQILFEDSDETISGNQKQIVPGLGYIKGKVRKFKGKNYKVPHIGWNKLYKRNPSKSNLLNNVEDGSFAYFIHSYRPVDVESKAVSGVCDYYGERFPAVVEKDNIYGTQFHPEKSHSFGLKILENFIKSL; encoded by the coding sequence ATGATTGCTGTTCTTGATTATGGAATGGGCAATATTCACTCTTGCTTAAAGGCGATCTCTCTATTCACGAACGATTTTTCTTATACAAAAGATCCGGAAACTCTTAAGTCTGCGGATGCGCTTATCCTTCCTGGCGACGGTCATTTTGATAAGGCGATGTTAAATCTGAATGAGTCAGGTCTTCGTCAGTTTGTGGACGATCACGTGAAGAATGGTAAGCCTCTTTTCGGGATTTGTATCGGCTTTCAGATCCTCTTTGAAGATTCGGATGAGACCATTTCAGGAAATCAAAAACAGATCGTTCCCGGTCTGGGTTATATCAAAGGGAAGGTCCGCAAATTCAAGGGTAAGAATTACAAGGTCCCACATATCGGTTGGAATAAGCTGTATAAACGAAATCCTTCTAAAAGCAATTTGTTAAATAATGTGGAAGACGGATCCTTCGCTTACTTTATCCATTCCTATCGCCCAGTCGATGTGGAGTCTAAAGCGGTGAGCGGCGTTTGCGATTATTATGGCGAAAGATTCCCCGCCGTTGTTGAAAAAGATAACATTTATGGTACACAATTCCATCCGGAGAAGTCTCATTCTTTCGGTTTAAAGATCCTGGAGAACTTTATTAAATCTTTATGA
- a CDS encoding YgaP-like transmembrane domain, with protein MTQKKATTWYLERVLFAIAGTFSLIGLYVGYFLTPWGLALNLLVSLNLLLFATVRFCPAAYILSKLGVPYKCEGKEASV; from the coding sequence ATGACCCAGAAAAAAGCAACAACTTGGTATTTGGAAAGAGTGCTATTTGCGATCGCAGGAACTTTTTCCTTAATCGGTCTCTACGTGGGATATTTCCTGACTCCTTGGGGATTGGCGCTGAACTTGTTGGTTTCCCTCAATCTTCTTCTGTTCGCTACGGTCCGTTTCTGTCCTGCGGCTTACATCTTAAGTAAATTAGGAGTGCCGTATAAATGTGAAGGGAAAGAAGCCAGTGTTTAA
- the hisB gene encoding imidazoleglycerol-phosphate dehydratase HisB yields the protein MKEERKTSETDIKLALNLRGTGKYQFDTQIPFFEHMLSHVSKHGLIDLDLWLRGDIEIDCHHSVEDTAILLGASIHKQLGDKAGIRRYGHYTLTMDEVLTTVAVDLGGRYFYKYTGPELTGKFGIYDAELSLEFLQKLALNAKMNLHVVVHYGENRHHIHESIFKALGKALRMAIEIDPAAGGAIPSTKGVLE from the coding sequence ATGAAAGAAGAGCGCAAGACTTCAGAAACGGACATTAAATTGGCCCTAAATCTTCGTGGCACGGGTAAGTACCAGTTCGATACCCAGATTCCGTTCTTTGAGCATATGCTCTCCCATGTTTCCAAGCATGGTTTGATCGATTTGGATCTCTGGCTGCGAGGCGACATAGAAATCGACTGCCATCATAGTGTCGAAGACACGGCCATTCTTTTGGGCGCTTCGATCCACAAACAATTGGGCGATAAGGCTGGCATTAGAAGATACGGGCACTATACTCTTACCATGGACGAGGTCTTAACCACTGTGGCCGTGGACTTGGGTGGTCGATATTTTTATAAATACACTGGGCCGGAGCTTACCGGGAAGTTCGGGATCTACGACGCGGAACTTTCCCTGGAATTCCTTCAAAAGTTAGCTCTGAACGCTAAAATGAATCTACATGTAGTCGTTCATTACGGCGAAAATAGACATCATATCCACGAATCTATTTTTAAAGCTTTGGGCAAGGCTCTTCGTATGGCGATTGAGATCGATCCTGCCGCGGGCGGAGCAATCCCTTCTACTAAAGGCGTCTTGGAATGA
- a CDS encoding TolC family protein: MFKKQILRSLIGGLFLLPIGVYADSDQDFESVWKKVLENSPSLKAKTMEVEAAKSASERAGLHWFPRLYTDLRTYNTNDPSLNFMGKLGQRAATQSDFSTKSVRNNPANYLDSNNQLYQNLNPNTANAFAKDTLNHPGSNTYSRGTLGLDLSLYEGGAQSALKQVRDKELEGTRLEREYFKKTLYLQTALAYQSSAIFEESIREQERILSQLEIYLSSYKLDSALNPLGHAGSLALRSLKLRLGAEIRENELYKTETLESLRILSGGSVQELKTDANSSLRFSDRYLPFPSEKTEGNTILSKVYDSYSEASKQRAKMEGAKFLPKVGVYAEAYGYQGDRSIANSYNAGIYLQMNLLNPTDIGSRKEAILKSEAAHAKAEEIKIKENSNFLTLIKKEKSLMLTKLDAEKAYQLQSEQLRLSQSLFKKGNIPIVTLAESFSRTADSLKKKGQSDLEYLKVRAELILYSGEISESRE, from the coding sequence GTGTTTAAAAAGCAAATCCTCCGGTCTTTGATCGGGGGATTATTTCTTCTGCCTATTGGTGTCTATGCGGATTCGGATCAGGACTTCGAATCGGTTTGGAAGAAGGTACTAGAAAACTCTCCGTCCTTAAAGGCAAAGACGATGGAAGTCGAAGCAGCGAAGTCTGCGAGTGAAAGAGCGGGACTTCATTGGTTTCCTAGACTCTACACAGACCTGAGAACATATAACACGAATGATCCTAGTTTGAATTTCATGGGCAAACTGGGACAAAGGGCCGCGACTCAATCTGATTTTTCTACTAAGAGTGTCCGCAACAACCCTGCAAATTATTTGGATTCGAATAATCAACTTTATCAAAATCTGAATCCGAACACTGCAAATGCGTTTGCAAAGGACACATTAAATCATCCGGGAAGCAATACATACTCTAGAGGGACTCTAGGTCTCGACCTTTCCCTATATGAAGGAGGGGCTCAATCTGCTCTAAAACAAGTCCGAGATAAGGAACTAGAAGGAACTCGCTTAGAGAGGGAATATTTTAAGAAGACACTCTATTTACAAACGGCTCTCGCATATCAATCTTCCGCAATATTTGAAGAATCGATAAGAGAACAAGAAAGAATACTAAGTCAACTGGAGATCTATCTTTCTTCTTATAAACTTGATTCTGCTCTCAATCCGCTCGGACATGCTGGTTCTCTAGCCTTAAGATCACTTAAGCTCAGACTTGGGGCAGAGATACGAGAGAATGAGCTATACAAGACGGAGACACTAGAATCACTTCGGATCCTTTCCGGTGGTTCCGTGCAAGAACTGAAAACCGATGCGAATTCTTCCCTTCGCTTTTCAGATCGCTATCTTCCATTTCCTTCGGAGAAGACAGAAGGTAATACGATCCTTTCAAAGGTATACGACTCTTATTCCGAAGCGAGCAAGCAACGGGCAAAGATGGAAGGTGCCAAATTCCTCCCGAAAGTCGGAGTGTATGCGGAAGCATATGGCTACCAGGGAGATCGCAGCATTGCAAATTCCTATAATGCCGGAATTTATCTCCAAATGAATTTGCTGAATCCGACAGATATAGGTTCCAGAAAAGAAGCTATTCTGAAATCGGAAGCTGCGCACGCGAAAGCGGAAGAGATCAAGATAAAGGAAAACTCCAACTTCCTGACCCTGATCAAGAAGGAGAAGTCCTTAATGCTCACAAAACTGGATGCGGAGAAGGCATATCAACTCCAATCGGAGCAACTAAGGCTCTCCCAAAGTTTATTCAAAAAAGGGAATATTCCGATCGTGACCCTCGCAGAGAGTTTCTCTAGAACTGCAGACTCATTAAAGAAGAAGGGCCAGTCCGACCTGGAATACCTGAAAGTCAGAGCGGAATTAATCCTATATTCGGGAGAGATCAGTGAATCCAGAGAATAA